One genomic window of Octopus bimaculoides isolate UCB-OBI-ISO-001 chromosome 2, ASM119413v2, whole genome shotgun sequence includes the following:
- the LOC106880449 gene encoding cyanocobalamin reductase / alkylcobalamin dealkylase: LFFLLQVKWYNDLVGPNYKLKYHDDTFALITISTPQMFEKGFKPFIYHHYKKGDIDPIDLCVKHYTEKVQKPQAYPDTDLIYDFDQKAPQHYSILVQTAAHVAGAAYYYQKKDVINNPWGDENIYGLSIHPKYGGWFAIRAAIIFKNLKFPDLKKKDPVDILPDQKTRINLLTMLNKDFKYWEARDIIEVSEKYTEEAIKYFKTMPKNRYKLIEEMLANKNDNA, translated from the exons ttattctTTCTCTTGCAGGTAAAATGGTACAATGATCTTGTTGGACCAAATTATAAACTTAAATACCATGATGATACTTTCGCATTAATTACTATCAGTACTCCTCAAATGTTTGAAAAAGGATTCAAACCATTCATTTATCATCACTATAAAAAAGGTGATATAGATCCTATTGATCTTTGTGTTAAGCATTATACGGAGAAAGTACAAAAG CCACAGGCTTATCCTGATACAGATCTGATATATGATTTTGACCAGAAAGCTCCTCAACATTACAGTATACTAGTACAAACAGCTGCACATGTTGCTGGTGCTGCATATTATTATCAAAAGAAGGATGTGATAAATAATCCTTGGGGAGATGAG AACATCTATGGACTTAGTATTCATCCAAAATATGGTGGCTGGTTTGCCATAAGAGCTGctattatctttaaaaatctCAAGTTTCCAGACTTAAAGAAGAAAGACCCAGTTGATATTTTACCAGATCAAAAGACTAGAATAAACCTGTTAACTATgttaaataaagattttaaatattgGGAAGCTCGAGACATAATAGAGGTGTCtgaaaaatatacagaagaagccattaaatatttcaaaacaatgccCAAAAACAGGTACAAATTAATTGAAGAAATGCTGGCAAACAAGAATGACAATGCTTAA
- the LOC106880453 gene encoding uncharacterized protein LOC106880453 isoform X2, whose protein sequence is MVRHYKRKSERATLPQDVIQQAIQQVRARVISLREALRTFGIPLKSLSCYCTKAAEANNNDHSLSGYKKPRQVLTDEFKNQLGAYVLAAAEIYYGLARKDVWKLVFQMAKAHGCNIPPAWHETEMAGEDWFSGYLQRHKNLSIRSPQATSLAQATSFNRANVAMFFNQLAEVMLWYKFDPFNIDNMDETGRTYVQRPDRIIARKGTKQVGKMTSVERGTLVTLAFCVNAAGKSIPPFFVFPRKNFRPHFLNNGPSGSDGGANPSGWMCEEQFVKFLQHFVRNVKYSKLCLLLLDNHDSHFSIEGLTYASDNDITMLSFPPHCTHKLQPLDKAVYGPLKKYTNTAMTIYDILCIVKTAWPLTATPTNILSGFPSTGICPFNHNIFTDSDFAPSYVTD, encoded by the coding sequence ATGGTGCGACACTACAAACGCAAGAGCGAGCGGGCAACCCTTCCACAGGATGTAATCCAACAGGCTATTCAACAGGTCCGAGCTCGTGTCATCTCCTTGCGGGAAGCTTTGAGGACATTTGGCATCCCTTTAAAATCTCTGTCTTGCTACTGCACCAAGGCCGCTGAAGCAAACAACAACGATCACAGTCTTAGTGGATACAAAAAGCCACGGCAAGTTCTCACCGATGAGTTCAAGAATCAGTTAGGGGCTTATGTTTTGGCTGCCGCAGAAATTTACTATGGGCTTGCTCGAAAGGATGTGTGGAAATTGGTTTTTCAGATGGCCAAAGCACATGGATGTAATATCCCTCCAGCCTGGCATGAGACAGAAATGGCAGGTGAAGACTGGTTCTCTGGATATCTTCAACGACACAAGAATTTATCCATAAGAAGTCCACAGGCAACAAGCTTGGCACAAGCAACAAGTTTCAACAGGGCAAATGTTGCTATGTTTTTCAACCAACTTGCTGAGGTGATGCTTTGGTATAAATTTGATCCATTCAATATCGACAACATGGATGAAACTGGCAGAACATATGTGCAGCGCCCCGATAGAATTATTGCCAGAAAAGGAACAAAGCAAGTGGGAAAAATGACAAGTGTGGAGAGGGGAACTCTGGTCACATTGGCATTCTGTGTAAATGCCGCTGGAAAAAGCATACCaccgttttttgtttttccccgGAAGAACTTTAGGCCACATTTCCTGAACAATGGACCATCAGGAAGCGATGGAGGTGCTAATCCATCTGGTTGGATGTGTGAGGAGCAGTTTGTGAAATTCCTTCAACACTTTGTGAGGAATGTGAAATATTCAAAGCTGTGCCTTCTCTTGCTGGACAATCACGATTCCCATTTTAGTATCGAGGGGCTGACTTATGCATCAGACAATGACATCACCATGCTTTCTTTCCCACCTCACTGCACACACAAGTTACAGCCATTGGACAAAGCGGTCTATGGACCACTGAAGAAGTACACAAACACTGCCATGACCATTTATGATATTCTGTGTATTGTCAAAACTGCATGGCCATTGACTGCAACTCCAACAAACATTCTTAGTGGCTTTCCTTCTACAGGAATATGCCCTTTTAATCACAACATTTTCACAGACAGCGACTTTGCACCAAGCTATGTCACTGACTGA
- the LOC106880453 gene encoding uncharacterized protein LOC106880453 isoform X1: MLETKEPRSTIVMVRHYKRKSERATLPQDVIQQAIQQVRARVISLREALRTFGIPLKSLSCYCTKAAEANNNDHSLSGYKKPRQVLTDEFKNQLGAYVLAAAEIYYGLARKDVWKLVFQMAKAHGCNIPPAWHETEMAGEDWFSGYLQRHKNLSIRSPQATSLAQATSFNRANVAMFFNQLAEVMLWYKFDPFNIDNMDETGRTYVQRPDRIIARKGTKQVGKMTSVERGTLVTLAFCVNAAGKSIPPFFVFPRKNFRPHFLNNGPSGSDGGANPSGWMCEEQFVKFLQHFVRNVKYSKLCLLLLDNHDSHFSIEGLTYASDNDITMLSFPPHCTHKLQPLDKAVYGPLKKYTNTAMTIYDILCIVKTAWPLTATPTNILSGFPSTGICPFNHNIFTDSDFAPSYVTD; this comes from the exons ATGCTTGAAACTAAAGA aCCTAGATCTACAATTGTCATGGTGCGACACTACAAACGCAAGAGCGAGCGGGCAACCCTTCCACAGGATGTAATCCAACAGGCTATTCAACAGGTCCGAGCTCGTGTCATCTCCTTGCGGGAAGCTTTGAGGACATTTGGCATCCCTTTAAAATCTCTGTCTTGCTACTGCACCAAGGCCGCTGAAGCAAACAACAACGATCACAGTCTTAGTGGATACAAAAAGCCACGGCAAGTTCTCACCGATGAGTTCAAGAATCAGTTAGGGGCTTATGTTTTGGCTGCCGCAGAAATTTACTATGGGCTTGCTCGAAAGGATGTGTGGAAATTGGTTTTTCAGATGGCCAAAGCACATGGATGTAATATCCCTCCAGCCTGGCATGAGACAGAAATGGCAGGTGAAGACTGGTTCTCTGGATATCTTCAACGACACAAGAATTTATCCATAAGAAGTCCACAGGCAACAAGCTTGGCACAAGCAACAAGTTTCAACAGGGCAAATGTTGCTATGTTTTTCAACCAACTTGCTGAGGTGATGCTTTGGTATAAATTTGATCCATTCAATATCGACAACATGGATGAAACTGGCAGAACATATGTGCAGCGCCCCGATAGAATTATTGCCAGAAAAGGAACAAAGCAAGTGGGAAAAATGACAAGTGTGGAGAGGGGAACTCTGGTCACATTGGCATTCTGTGTAAATGCCGCTGGAAAAAGCATACCaccgttttttgtttttccccgGAAGAACTTTAGGCCACATTTCCTGAACAATGGACCATCAGGAAGCGATGGAGGTGCTAATCCATCTGGTTGGATGTGTGAGGAGCAGTTTGTGAAATTCCTTCAACACTTTGTGAGGAATGTGAAATATTCAAAGCTGTGCCTTCTCTTGCTGGACAATCACGATTCCCATTTTAGTATCGAGGGGCTGACTTATGCATCAGACAATGACATCACCATGCTTTCTTTCCCACCTCACTGCACACACAAGTTACAGCCATTGGACAAAGCGGTCTATGGACCACTGAAGAAGTACACAAACACTGCCATGACCATTTATGATATTCTGTGTATTGTCAAAACTGCATGGCCATTGACTGCAACTCCAACAAACATTCTTAGTGGCTTTCCTTCTACAGGAATATGCCCTTTTAATCACAACATTTTCACAGACAGCGACTTTGCACCAAGCTATGTCACTGACTGA